The following are encoded in a window of Streptomyces sp. SAT1 genomic DNA:
- a CDS encoding ABC transporter substrate-binding protein: MPEVPRKAALVLAASVSVALFATACTGQPGSGANDDASKDTTINFWHAWSAPNEVKGVQALVDGFEKAHPNIHVNVVGNMTDDKMNQALRTGGDKAPDVISSFTTNNVGKFCSSGALVDLNPLFKKAGIDAGRTFPKAMNEYTQFDGKRCTAPLLGDAYGLYYNKTAFEKAGIKQAPRTWSEFEADAKALTIPDGDGFKQLGVMPTYHGWETTTEHLFAQFSPRYFDADGKSNVAKDPAFEKAYTFQKKLVDELGGFQKLEKYRATLGDEWGPKHPFHTGQVAMQLDGEWRLGMAEEAKPGFEIGVAPLPVPDGQESQYGKGYITGTITGIAATSRKQNAAWEFVKYISTDTDAVVGFANAIHNVPSTLAALKSPKLKYDPRFKTFLDIAADTNSTTTPASINGGQYLVTVQQLGYDYESGKQKDLKAGLEKAAHQIDTDIAQAE; encoded by the coding sequence ATGCCCGAAGTGCCCCGGAAAGCGGCCCTCGTCCTCGCCGCCTCCGTCTCCGTCGCGCTGTTCGCCACCGCCTGCACCGGCCAGCCCGGCTCCGGAGCGAACGACGACGCCTCGAAGGACACCACGATCAACTTCTGGCACGCCTGGAGCGCGCCGAACGAGGTGAAGGGCGTCCAGGCGCTGGTCGACGGCTTCGAGAAGGCGCACCCCAACATCCACGTCAACGTCGTCGGCAACATGACCGACGACAAGATGAACCAGGCGCTGCGCACCGGCGGTGACAAGGCACCGGACGTGATCTCGTCCTTCACCACCAACAACGTGGGCAAGTTCTGCTCCTCGGGCGCGCTGGTCGACCTCAACCCCCTCTTCAAGAAGGCGGGCATCGACGCCGGCAGAACATTCCCGAAGGCGATGAACGAATACACGCAGTTCGACGGGAAGCGGTGCACGGCGCCGCTGCTCGGCGACGCGTACGGGCTCTACTACAACAAGACCGCTTTCGAGAAGGCCGGTATCAAGCAGGCGCCCAGGACCTGGTCCGAGTTCGAGGCGGACGCCAAGGCGCTGACGATCCCCGACGGGGACGGTTTCAAGCAGCTCGGTGTCATGCCGACGTACCACGGCTGGGAGACCACGACCGAGCACCTCTTCGCGCAGTTCTCCCCGCGGTACTTCGACGCCGACGGCAAGTCGAACGTCGCCAAGGACCCCGCCTTCGAAAAGGCATACACCTTCCAGAAGAAGCTCGTCGACGAACTCGGCGGATTCCAGAAGCTGGAGAAGTACCGCGCCACACTCGGTGACGAATGGGGCCCCAAGCACCCCTTCCACACCGGCCAGGTGGCCATGCAGCTCGACGGCGAATGGCGCCTGGGCATGGCCGAGGAGGCCAAGCCGGGCTTCGAGATCGGCGTGGCCCCGCTGCCCGTGCCGGACGGCCAGGAGAGCCAGTACGGCAAGGGCTACATCACCGGCACCATCACCGGTATCGCCGCCACCAGCCGCAAGCAGAACGCGGCCTGGGAATTCGTGAAGTACATCTCCACGGACACCGACGCGGTGGTCGGCTTCGCCAACGCCATCCACAACGTGCCCTCCACCCTGGCCGCCCTGAAGTCCCCGAAGCTCAAGTACGACCCGCGGTTCAAGACGTTCCTGGACATCGCGGCCGACACGAACTCGACGACCACGCCCGCCTCGATCAACGGCGGCCAGTACCTGGTCACGGTCCAGCAGCTCGGCTACGACTACGAGAGCGGCAAGCAGAAGGACCTGAAGGCCGGTCTCGAAAAGGCCGCCCACCAGATCGACACGGACATCGCGCAGGCGGAGTAG
- a CDS encoding carbohydrate ABC transporter permease, producing MTTVTLASKRRRAALRTLAFMSPWLIGFAVFFAYPLISTVYFSFMHYDGFNPPTWSGAKNWTYVFENYPLFWPALRNTLWLVVIMVALRVLFGLGIGLLITKIKTGTGVFRTLFYLPYLAPPVAATMAFAFLLNPGTGPVNSLLEKAGIPAPGWFNDPTWSKPALTLLALWGIGDLMVIFMAALLDVPTEQYEAAELDGASPWQRFRYVTLPNISPIVMFAVVTGVIQTMQYYTQPLIAGKVASGVIQGAGTMFEPGYPDKSTLTLPQLVYNLGFQRFDYGSACVVALVLFVLSMAFTSLLMRRRGGLMQAGD from the coding sequence ATGACCACCGTCACCCTGGCGTCGAAACGCCGCCGCGCGGCCCTGCGGACCCTCGCCTTCATGTCGCCCTGGCTGATCGGATTCGCGGTCTTCTTCGCGTATCCGCTGATCTCCACGGTCTACTTCTCGTTCATGCACTACGACGGCTTCAACCCGCCGACGTGGAGCGGCGCGAAGAACTGGACGTACGTCTTCGAGAACTACCCGCTGTTCTGGCCGGCCCTGCGCAACACCCTGTGGCTGGTGGTGATCATGGTGGCCCTGCGGGTCCTGTTCGGACTCGGCATCGGACTGCTGATCACCAAGATCAAGACGGGCACGGGTGTCTTCCGCACCCTGTTCTACCTGCCGTATCTGGCCCCGCCGGTCGCCGCGACCATGGCCTTCGCCTTCCTGCTCAACCCCGGCACGGGCCCGGTCAACTCCCTGCTGGAGAAGGCGGGCATCCCCGCGCCCGGCTGGTTCAACGACCCCACCTGGTCCAAGCCGGCCCTGACCCTGCTCGCCCTGTGGGGCATCGGCGACCTGATGGTCATCTTCATGGCCGCCCTGCTCGACGTGCCCACCGAGCAGTACGAGGCGGCCGAGCTGGACGGCGCCTCGCCCTGGCAGCGCTTCCGGTACGTCACCCTGCCGAACATCTCGCCGATCGTGATGTTCGCCGTGGTCACCGGGGTGATCCAGACGATGCAGTACTACACGCAGCCGCTGATCGCCGGGAAGGTCGCCTCGGGCGTGATCCAGGGCGCGGGCACCATGTTCGAGCCCGGCTACCCGGACAAGTCCACGCTGACCCTCCCCCAGCTCGTGTACAACCTCGGCTTCCAGCGTTTCGACTACGGCTCGGCCTGTGTGGTGGCGCTGGTGCTGTTCGTCCTGTCCATGGCGTTCACCTCACTGCTGATGCGGCGCCGGGGCGGTCTCATGCAGGCAGGTGACTGA